ATGCTCTTAGATTTTGTGGATTTTTGTCTTTTTCAGTTACTAAATCATCTATGTAGTAATACCATAGGAATCTCTTACTTAATATTTGTTGATTCTCTTAGGTTATGTGTGTTGACTAGGATTCTGAATGATAACTGACTTTTACATTTTCTTGCTTTTCTATATGCAGACCATCATGGCTGGTGGACAAAAGTAGAATTgcaaccaaaataaaaagtgCATCGGGAGCATGTGATCCGGAAAATGTTACATGGAAAAGCAATCCTACAAAGGCTTGCCCAAATTGTCAGCATACTATTGACAATAGTGATGTATGTTATCTTCTAAAACGaaaatttatattctttttccTGATTATTTTTTAGGGTACATTGTTATGGGATGGGAGTTGCGTCTAATCCATAGTTTAGTACTTGATAGGTAATCCGTTGTTAGTTAATGGGTGTTATTTAGGTAGTTGGTTAGGAGAAATAAGGCatatctcttataaataggaacGGGGTTTAGATTGAGGGTAGGCAATTGATGAGATTAGAATCGGAATAGTCTTGGTGTCTCGATCTCTTGGGATGTTTGTCCTTCTATTCATTCAAGAATAGTACATAATACATTCATTCAAATCTAATCCATTAATTCTGTTGGAAAAGGATAGGGATCATCTAGAAGtattatttgtatatttttaaatcatgtCTTGGTTGATATCAAAATAATCTTAAACTGgtattatgaaaataattattttaaccaTATTAGAAGTAATGTTTCTTGTGTCAACTTTCGATCAATGTTGAAACAAGTGTATAAGAAAATGCTGGACTTTATATTCAACCAGCATGAAAGTGGGTTTACTTTTAGAAAAGTCAGAAATTAGAGACCCGGAAGCAATGGGGCATTATTTTACTCTTAATATGGATTGTCCTATATAATAATGTTCCTTCACTTCTGGTGAAGAAGAAGCACCCATGAATTGCAGATGCAACCTCTTTCATTGTTTGTCGTTCTCATATTGTGCCCACTGGAATTTGTAGACAATTAGTAGAACAAGATCATGAACTCGTTGGTTGTAGTTACTGATTACAATAGCCCACAATGTGTTACACCTGCCATAGCAGGGGGTTTTGAGCACCATGTGGGCCCTTTACAAATATTGAACAAtttgttaaattgttttttttttgcattatttcattttttccgcgCTGTTATCTTTTTAGTTTAGGCCGACTACCTGTTTAGTTAGAGTTTTGAAGCGTGTATTAGATGGAGGATGAGGTCAAACCATCTGGATTCAAATGGTCTATCATTAGACTTGGTCCATCATAGGACATTATGAGATCGTTTGAGAAAAGGTTATAATTATCGTTTTTGCCGCACCTGTTTAGCCTGCAATCTGTTGTTAGGTCAGTTGGGTTTTGGATTCCAACTCACAAGCTAAATGTCAAAACAGCTCTGTTACTTGATTGTAATTTTGACAGTGCTCCTTGCTGTATATTTTAGTTCCTACAAATGTCTTAGGAAAGAATGATTAGCATTATagaattaaagataaaattataacatCATGACGTTAAACTTGAAACttcatcctttttttatttatataccaTATATAGCACTTGAATATTGATAGTTATAaacaatttgacattttttttttttgtaaggttGTAAAAGAGTGGCCTGGCTTGCCAAAAGGTGTCAAATTTGATCCATCTGATCAGGAGGTAATTTGGCACTTGCTTGCAAAATGTGGTGTTGGAAATTCAAAACCTCATCCTTTCGTTGATGAGTTTATTATTACTCTTGAAGTGAATGATGGAATTTGTTACACTCATCCTCAAAACTTGCCAGGTTGGTGGCTTGCGTTTTACtcaaatttgaattgatgatttattttcAATCAATCTGATAAGCTTCAATGAAAATGTCAGGTGTTAAGCAAGATGGAAATGCATCCCACTTCTTCCACAGAGCAATTAAGGCTTATAATACTGGCACTCGAAAACGCCGAAAAATACATGATCAGGATTTTGGTGACGTCCGCTGGCACAAAACTGGAAGAACTAAGCCAGTAATCTTGAATGGGGTTCAAAAAGGCTGTAAAAAGATTATGGTTCTGTATATGAGTAGTGCAGGAGGAGGAAAAGCTGAGAAAACTAATTGGGTTATGCATCAATATCATCTAGGAACAGAAGAGGATGAAAAGGATGGTGAGTTTGTTATCTCCAAAGTGTTTTACCAACAGCAGCAAGTCAAACTGGGTGATAAGGATGAACAAGATATTCCTGAAGCTATTGAAGCAACAATCGCAAAAGTGGATCCGGTTACTCCCAAATCTGTGACTCCTGAGCCTCCTTATACTGAAAGGCTGTATTCAGATGTAGATCTAGGACAAGACACACCCGCCATTCCTCAGGTAAACCTTAAAACCATATTTTCTTGTtatcaaatatcaaaatttatttcatattatgACTCGCCATGAACTCTAGTGTGTAGTGTACTttaattatttgtaaaaaatgtacATCAGATAATGAGTACTCAGTAGTAGAAATAGGTGTAATGCATCTGTActttgtaaaaacaattgttttgaTCTGATAATTTTGAACATTATTTTCAAAGAGAAATATCATCAGCCAAACCACtaagtaattaaattttaataatttgccTTTGGACACCGTTTAAGACAGGTTTTGATGGCTGTAGTTAAGCCGACTAGTGAGAAaaggttttgttgttgttcagtTGTTTTCCCTCCTAGCATGTACGTACTGTGTTGGAAAAAGCTGCCTGAGTTTCAATCCACCTCTAGCTGCCTTAATTGCGGCATCTTTGAGCTATCTTTGTTGCTTCCTCTAGTATCTTTGTTGTGCTGGTGTGAAGAGTGTGTTTTGACTTTAGTTTCACATCATCTAGAAATATGGCTTTAATAGTGCTATAATAATTTTGCCATTCTGCACATTTGTGTTTATTAATCAAGGAGTGTAACATAGCCACTTTGCTACACTTCTAACTTTGGATTTGCTATAAGGTTACTTTTGTAAGTGCTGCTTTGTGATGACTTAGCATAGTGAATTTGAAATTATCTCTTACTATGCAATTCCTGATCGATTTTTGTGTTCTACGCTATTTACCGAAGCCTCCTCAGATGAATTGTCTGGATGAAATTCAACCTTATTGTGAAGAGCAAGCAAAAGATGATCTATCCATGGTAGAAACTGAACGTAATGAAGGGAAagataataatgaaaataatgCTGATGATGGTCAAAAATGGTGCGAAGGGACagataataatgaaaataatgCTGATGAGGGCCAAAAATGGTGGGATAGTGAATCACAAAATCTGTtggattcacaacaattggttGACGCATTGTCCTTGTGTGATGATTTACTTCGTAGCCAGTCTCCCACTAGAGACGGTAAAGATGAAGAACAAAAGAACCAACCCAGCCTTTCTATTTATGCTCAGCTAGGACCCGAGCATCTGAAGAAGGATATCGAAGACTGTCAAAATCTCGTCCTTGAGCCTTCAAATGTAGAGTCAAATGTAGAGAATGACACACCTTCGGAGTTTCGACTAAGTCAATTGGTATTCCCCTTGTTCtcaatgattttttattaaaatgaaattattttattgtcatttaacgcatttttgtgtttatataggAATTTGGCTCACAAGATAGCTTTATAGCATTTGGTTACAACAAGGTAGTAAAGTAATATGGTTCTTCACCTCAGCTGAGATGCAGATTTCTTGTAACTATAAGTTGTGGGTAAGCTGACTCGTTATTGTTAAAATCTCAGGCGAACCTAACTGTTGCTTCTTTGTTTGACAACTTGGGCTGTAATTTTTGGCAGTGAACAAGAGCTTGATACTTGTTCAACTTGTGCTGCAACACTTCAAgcatattatctttttttttggcttattgAAGTTTGACTAATTGTGATGTTACTGCAACACTTTTTTTGGGCTTATTGAAGTTTGACTAATTGTGATGTTTCAACCGCTCAAGTTTTTGGACAAGATGCTGTTTATATGGccattacttttcccaccctagtTTCTCACGCGTCTTGTTCGGATTTAAAATCTGAAATGTTTCAACGCGTTTTTGGAGGTTTTTATGGGGTGTTTATGCCAttcggattctataatccgaactgCATAGGACGTGCAAGAAACTCATAGGTGGGAAAAGAAGCCGTCATAATAGACCATTGTGCAAGACCAAGTTTATGGGGTGTTTATATATAGCTGTTAAAATTGGTCTTGCGCAATGGTTTTTTACTAATAGACCCGTATGGTTCTATGATGAAACAGAATTGGTTTAAAGGCCTAGGGCACTATAGACTCACTCAGGTCCATGGTGAAATAGGATTTGGCTCGagatatatcataaaaatatggtAAAGACCTACTCCACTATAGACCCATATGGTTCTATAGTTGACCCATTTGGTCTGATATATATAATGTGGGGtgaattattaaaatttgagaAATTCGGATCAGTCCCCTGTGTTGCTAATAATTGGGGAACGAGGCTACCCGAACGTTGCTTCCGATagatttttaaagtaaaaattgTGCTATCGGAACCGATAGGTGGAGTTCTGCAGCAATGTGTTGAGCCAACCCATTGGCCTGGAATTTGTTTTAGGGTTTTTCTGTCAGCCCCCCTAAGCCGTTCGGTAGAGGTCTACCGAACGTTGTTTTATAGGCTTTTTGAGTAAATAGGGGGTGGGGGTAACCATCtatgttttattaaatttaactaCATCATGTTTCATCCTACTCATCTAGCATAGCACCTCTTGTTTTGGTCATACTTTATTAATTGATGGTTTGacctttattatttaattttataatcttGTTTTTTGTTAATCTTAGAATTCCTGGTTTGACCTACACAATCTCACTAAACCAGCTTGTGAAATGAGGACTACCCTCACTTATAAACACTTGATCAGGCCATCACTCAACCAATGTGGAATTCTTTGATCATTAACTTTATACGCATGTTGTCTTGGTGGTTTGAGAAACGGCGTTCAACAAGACAAGTCTCGTATTTAACTACTTTCTTAACCAtctaaaaccatttttttgagCTTCAACCTTCTTCCATGGTTGTAACTCTTTTACTTACACCCTTGGttcattcatcatcaaactCTAAGTCATCTAGTGGCTCTTTTAAGTGAGACTAGTTAAGGTTTAGCCGATTGCTGCGTAATTGTTCaatatgattttatggtccTTTGAGGATGATTGCTTTATTCACTACGATGAGTGTGCTACATGTGCTTTTAGTAATAACATGCTCCCATTTGTGTAGTCATGTTGAACTGGTCTACCATTGTATCGCGATTCGAATTATTGACCGATGCACTCTTAGGTGGGGATGGTGCTTTGCTTTGAGTATGCTATAGTGTGCATGCTTGTGTTGTTCAAAAATTTTATTCATTCGTATTTTGGTTATGCAGCCAAACAACGAACATGGGAGAAAGTATTCATGGGACTCGACAAAACATAACATCGAACATGGGAGAACTTTTTCTCTAGAGTAAAGACGATCAAAAGTATCAAACtaccctttttattttcaacataaaaaacgagttaaattaatttttggtcACTTATGTATTTATTTGGTTTCACTTTCGTATCttaacttgtttttgttttgtctgGGTCCCTTACTTATAGGTCTTTTCCATCAATATTTAACCTCAAATTTCTAAGGTGAACCAACATTATAGGTTGTCCACCGAAaacttcattattatttttttcaattttttttaaccatttgacttttttgaaaaagaaaataattgaatcTTGAAGGTATACTGTAGTTTGTTTGAGGTGAACAACtcacaattaattatttttacatttcttCGTCTTATTCtccatctttttcttcttcatcgtcACATTCATAAACCTTCGCCGTACAAACCCATAAAAATCAGGAATAAATTAAACACATTTTATCACTAACTATATTAAATGAAACACattttacaattaaaattaaCACTATTGATTATTGGAAATTTCTATGGTGAAGTTATTAGAATGACTTTTCTGGTGAAGTTAAAACTATAGAATCAAAAGTGTTGTGAGTAACACCCCATTGTTTGTATAGTGACATCAAAAGTTAAGTCCCCTTAGTATCATCACTTCATCATATTAACAagaatacacttaatctaattttatcctaccttattttaagtgtaacaccccacaaagtaTAACACTCACATGATATCAGCAACTctatttgcatgttaaagatgccaacgataaaataATACTTGTAAGTCTAAGATGTTgtaagcattactagatgaattactattgatcattaatcagtaatcaacaatttaaaaatgaatcaaatattaagattaaaattaactttttcaaaaaagtcagtttcatgactgcaccgtagaagttcccttggTTATTTCCTTAATAACCATGTAAAACTCAAAAATGACACCTAATTTGAGACGGATAGAGCACATTTgaacaaaatatcatttctcattaacCATAAACACCAAGTAGTTGCTAACCATATCAAGCTtttccattattatttttatgaatgcCTCTTTTACACGGTTCATCCCGTGTTTGATTATGTGTTGAAATTATCTCTCTGTAGCAGGACTTTACCGCAAACCCATATTTACATTTTCTactagttttctttttctgctTCCGAGAATCATGTGTACGTTAAGATAGGTGAAGAGTTTacgaaaataagttgaaaacaacttattgacatgtcataagctgtttcaaTAAGTTATGGCATACAGTCTTATTAGTGCTTATGTCTTTAGATACATTGACATATAACAATCCAAACATGGCTTTGCCTAATATACCGTATATGTTGCTAATTGTAACTTCATTCTTTAGTCTCAAAATGTAGAATATGTACACAAGTGACTTACAATGagatatacatatatatacatatcaCTCATCATGAGTATCTTTTGAAAATGATTCACATGTTTTTATATATTACAAACAAAGAGGAGGGTGAGGGATAGAAAATATAAGATACATATAATTTGATTGACATCAACCAACAAAATGGCATTTGGACATATGTATGATGCATTGATATAGTTAGCTTCCATTTGCTAAGGAAATTGAAGCAAGCTAAATTGTAGTTAAGTCCCTCACTCACATATTTATATGTatactttttttgaagaaactaaattagcccacctaaattaacactggagagaatcgaatctgagacttcaaggaggagcacactcccagatccCAAGCTAATACCACTATGCCAACCCAAGAGGGTTTTATATGTACACTACTACTCATGCCAACAAAGGAGCATGATCACACATCTCCTAATTATGTATAGCCTTGCCCTTTGCTCTCTAAGTACTCCCCCAAATCCTTTGTTTGATGATAGCCCACTACTTCTCTTTAACTTTGATCTTCCCATGGGATTACTTGTTTTCTTAAGCTTAAAGCTTTCAACTTGAGTGTAACTTGTTTAATTTGGtttataaaaattgttgaatgatgGGTTCTTAAAGAACTAGCTTTGAGGATGTGGTCAAAAGACTAATACACCTTGGTCTAGTAAAGAGGCAACTATTTGGCATGAAAGGGTGTGAAGTGCCTCAAAATCCAAGAGACAAGACAAACACCAATTGTACCCCACCTGACCATTTGGGAATTAATGCAATGCATGCATACCCCAATAAGAAGGAactaataaaacaaaacatgcaaTTTAGCCAAGCTTCACTTTCTTGCATTGCAATTTGCAAACTCTAActctctatatatattattctACGTGTAGCCACTACCCACCAACATAACATAATGGACTTGCCATTACAAGAATAAGGTGTcattgtttatttatatttaacaaGCTTCCCTCAATTTGTGCATGTTAGGTGATTAGATTTGTAGCATCCCccttctttaattaatttttttttttttctgttttttttctcttcttctcattGTTAATTCTTTGTAAGTAATTCCTTGGATTTGATCATCTATCCACGTAATGACTACTTCCTCCATTCCAAAATTTTGGTGGTTTAAGATATTTGCATAAGGTTTAAGgaatcatttaattaatgtatattttcataaaaacatgGATTTGTCTCATATGGAACTTCAAAAAATGGATCGAAGGTAGACCTTTAATCACagtattttagtaaaatatttaacttataataataataatagtaataataataataataataataataataatgatgatgatgatgatgatgatgatgataataataatgataataataataataataataaaagatttgtacccaaaaaaaaaggaagagatgtagtatttattaaaatttactaaataCGATAAGGATGCACATTTggataaattttaataaagttagtttattaataactttattaattttcaatgaaaagaaaataaataactcACTATAAGTAATTTTGTAAATACAAAACATTTTAAGTACAAGTTTGTTTAATTCGTGAAATCAACGGTCTCTATTCACCTTGTTAACAAGTAAAATTAACATACATGTTAAGAAATGGACATAAAATGTATTTTCGCAAATTAAACCAGCCttaaaattctcaattttatgaacaaaaataaaaagctaaAACAAGTAATTAAGGAGTAGTGGATATGGGGTTAGTTTAATCGTATATATCCTACATAAGAATCAATTCATAAATAGAAAGAACCTCTAGAAAGTTTTAAGATCATATTTTGCATCAaagtttgcatatttttttatttatttttttaaaattgtgtcCTTCCATTACTACAAAGTCCAGAAAATATTGCACAATATTGGGTGATAAACTActcaaagaaattaaacaaagaaACTGATTTTGATGAGCCTAACCCCATAATAACAGCAACTTAACTTTCCCTGGATTGTGGAAAGGAGGGACATGATGTTAGACTTCATGATTGGTAACTTGAACATTTTTACACTTTTTATGGACATTAGAAGCTTATTTCTGATCTACATCTATAGAAAACTTTTGACTAATTTGCTTTGCAAATAATCCAGTTtactattttaataattatatactttatttaaattatttcactttatcttatgacttttttttttttcctgaataTCATTGTTTGGATATACTTAGAGGTTTTTCAtctgatgaattttatattttaaaggtgtgtttggattgagggtttaggaggggaatgGAGGAGaggatttagttttttttttttttaaattacggactatataacatatttttctaaaataaattaagtgtgattgaaagATTAtaggattaaatatatttttcgttcctataaaattggaaacttctaagtttagtccttacttaattttaataggctTTTTagtcactacaaaaaaaaattatttctaattttagtccctgttacaacaaagtttgtttaattatccttaaactcttaaatttttgaacgatttttttgagacaagtttaaAACACcatgaaag
Above is a genomic segment from Medicago truncatula cultivar Jemalong A17 chromosome 5, MtrunA17r5.0-ANR, whole genome shotgun sequence containing:
- the LOC11425980 gene encoding SUPPRESSOR OF GAMMA RESPONSE 1 isoform X3, giving the protein MAGPSWLVDKSRIATKIKSASGACDPENVTWKSNPTKACPNCQHTIDNSDVVKEWPGLPKGVKFDPSDQEVIWHLLAKCGVGNSKPHPFVDEFIITLEVNDGICYTHPQNLPGVKQDGNASHFFHRAIKAYNTGTRKRRKIHDQDFGDVRWHKTGRTKPVILNGVQKGCKKIMVLYMSSAGGGKAEKTNWVMHQYHLGTEEDEKDGEFVISKVFYQQQQVKLGDKDEQDIPEAIEATIAKVDPVTPKSVTPEPPYTERLYSDVDLGQDTPAIPQPPQMNCLDEIQPYCEEQAKDDLSMVETERNEGTDNNENNADEGQKWWDSESQNLLDSQQLVDALSLCDDLLRSQSPTRDGKDEEQKNQPSLSIYAQLGPEHLKKDIEDCQNLVLEPSNVESNVENDTPSEFRLSQLEFGSQDSFIAFGYNKVVK
- the LOC11425980 gene encoding SUPPRESSOR OF GAMMA RESPONSE 1 isoform X1, coding for MAGPSWLVDKSRIATKIKSASGACDPENVTWKSNPTKACPNCQHTIDNSDVVKEWPGLPKGVKFDPSDQEVIWHLLAKCGVGNSKPHPFVDEFIITLEVNDGICYTHPQNLPGVKQDGNASHFFHRAIKAYNTGTRKRRKIHDQDFGDVRWHKTGRTKPVILNGVQKGCKKIMVLYMSSAGGGKAEKTNWVMHQYHLGTEEDEKDGEFVISKVFYQQQQVKLGDKDEQDIPEAIEATIAKVDPVTPKSVTPEPPYTERLYSDVDLGQDTPAIPQPPQMNCLDEIQPYCEEQAKDDLSMVETERNEGKDNNENNADDGQKWCEGTDNNENNADEGQKWWDSESQNLLDSQQLVDALSLCDDLLRSQSPTRDGKDEEQKNQPSLSIYAQLGPEHLKKDIEDCQNLVLEPSNVESNVENDTPSEFRLSQLEFGSQDSFIAFGYNKVVK
- the LOC11425980 gene encoding SUPPRESSOR OF GAMMA RESPONSE 1 isoform X2, translated to MAGPSWLVDKSRIATKIKSASGACDPENVTWKSNPTKACPNCQHTIDNSDVVKEWPGLPKGVKFDPSDQEVIWHLLAKCGVGNSKPHPFVDEFIITLEVNDGICYTHPQNLPGVKQDGNASHFFHRAIKAYNTGTRKRRKIHDQDFGDVRWHKTGRTKPVILNGVQKGCKKIMVLYMSSAGGGKAEKTNWVMHQYHLGTEEDEKDGEFVISKVFYQQQQVKLGDKDEQDIPEAIEATIAKVDPVTPKSVTPEPPYTERLYSDVDLGQDTPAIPQMNCLDEIQPYCEEQAKDDLSMVETERNEGKDNNENNADDGQKWCEGTDNNENNADEGQKWWDSESQNLLDSQQLVDALSLCDDLLRSQSPTRDGKDEEQKNQPSLSIYAQLGPEHLKKDIEDCQNLVLEPSNVESNVENDTPSEFRLSQLEFGSQDSFIAFGYNKVVK
- the LOC112421692 gene encoding uncharacterized protein — encoded protein: MGRSKLKRSSGLSSNKGFGGVLREQRARLYIIRRCVIMLLCWHE